The following are encoded together in the Gadus chalcogrammus isolate NIFS_2021 chromosome 2, NIFS_Gcha_1.0, whole genome shotgun sequence genome:
- the LOC130374352 gene encoding E3 SUMO-protein ligase ZBED1-like codes for MNERMAALVSKKNCTSSLWEHFGFQPNEKGEPANLDVAICKICRKSVQVKRGNTTNLRAHLSSYHPSIAARIATQGSGAAHVGASRQLGVAEAFSRVGKYSRDSDRHKRLTGAVTRYLVEEMVPFSTVQKPSFKSLLEKFDKQYELPGKTYFSETTVPKMYNSVRASVQSELRSVDFFSATTDMWSSVNMTPYMSLTVHYLTTDWTLKSRCLETVFMPLNHTSDNIAEALRSAFDEWSLDEKKLACVTTDNGANIVAAVKQLGWTWLNCFGHNLHLAVTNAMASVKDRTSRAMGQCHTLVGAFSQSWLKRRDLAKAQAELQTPQHVLIMDCPTRWGSKQKMVDRVLEQIPAIKRVLDDRRHQHLIPSWQDIAVLESVNAALKPAADFTDLLSGENYVTVSSIKPVLKLLTEDVLKPSDEDTTLTSDIKRKMCSVLEEKYRPAALQATLAKSCLLDPRYRGNNFDEYAEEETKCALINEMLDTEDRESGASASAADQPESLVQTAVPPPTKKRTLGDLLKSRTSTSATVPKRARADLELTRYLQEEPIDSNDNPLAWWCNNQERFPLLSKVARKYMCICATSTPSERVFSVAGNVVTPLRSCLKPHKVNMLVFLARNKDMTEL; via the exons atgaatgaaagaatggCAGCACTCGtatcaaaaaaaaattgtacCTCGTCCCTTTGGGAGCATTTCGGCTTTCAGCCAAATGAAAAGGGGGAACCAGCCAATTTAGATGTGGCCATCTGTAAAATCTGCCGCAAATCGGTTCAAGTTAAACGTGGAAATACAACAAATTTAAGGGCTCACCTATCAAGCTACCATCCATCTATTGCGGCGCGGATTGCCACACAGGGTAGCGGAGCAGCTCATGTCGGTGCTAGCCGACAGCTTGGAGTCGCCGAAGCCTTTTCTCGAGTCGGCAAATACAgcagagacagtgacagacaTAAACGCCTAACAGGCGCTGTTACAAGGTATCTAGTTGAGGAGATGGTGCCGTTTTCCACTGTACAGAAACCTTCTTTCAAGTCACTGCTCGAGAAATTTGATAAGCAATATGAGTTGCCAGGAAAAACCTACTTCTCAGAAACTACTGTGCCTAAAATGTACAATTCAGTAAGAGCATCAGTTCAGAGTGAGCTCAGAAGTGTGGACTTTTTCTCTGCCACCACTGACATGTGGTCAAGTGTGAACATGACTCCTTACATGAGTCTTACTGTTCATTACCTGACCACAGACTGGACTCTAAAATCACGCTGCCTCGAAACAGTGTTTATGCCCCTGAATCACACATCTGACAACATCGCAGAGGCTCTACGCAGCGCATTTGATGAGTGGTCCCTGGATGAGAAGAAGCTGGCGTGCGTAACGACAGATAACGGGGCAAACATCGTGGCAGCAGTGAAACAATTGGGCTGGACGTGGCTGAACTGCTTCGGACACAATCTACACTTGGCAGTGACAAACGCAATGGCAAGCGTTAAAGATCGCACATCGCGAGCAATGGGCCAGTGCCATACCTTAGTGGGTGCGTTCTCCCAGAGCTGGCTGAAGAGGAGGGATCTGGCGAAAGCGCAAGCGGAGCTTCAAACCCCGCAGCACGTACTCATAATG GACTGTCCAACAAGATGGGGCTCCAAACAAAAAATGGTGGACCGAGTCTTGGAGCAAATCCCCGCCATAAAACGAGTTTTGGATGATCGGCGGCATCAGCATCTCATCCCCAGCTGGCAGGACATTGCCGTTTTGGAGTCGGTGAACGCGGCGTTAAAGCCAGCGGCTGATTTTACGGATCTGCTGTCTGGCGAGAACTACGTCACGGTCTCATCAATTAAACCTGTCCTGAAACTCCTCACGGAAGATGTCTTAAAACCATCAGACGAGGACACCACTCTGACCTCAGACATCAAGCGGAAGATGTGCAGTGTTCTCGAGGAGAAGTACAGACCAGCTGCTCTACAAGCAACTTTGGCAAAGTCCTGCTTGCTGGACCCAAGATATCGGGGCAACAATTTTGATGAGTatgcggaggaggagacaaagTGCGCGCTGATCAATGAAATGTTGGACacggaagacagagagagcggtgCCAGTGCGTCAGCTGCTGACCAGCCAGAGTCCTTGGTGCAGACAGCGGTGCCACCACCCACCAAAAAAAGAACGCTCGGAGACCTGCTGAAGTCACGGACAAGCACGTCTGCAACCGTCCCGAAGAGAGCCAGAGCCGACCTGGAGCTCACTCGCTACCTGCAGGAGGAACCCATCGACTCTAATGACAACCCCCTGGCATGGTGGTGCAACAACCAGGAGAGATTTCCCTTGCTCTCCAAAGTGGCACGCAAGTACATGTGTATTTGCGCAACAAGCACACCATCCGAGAGGGTTTTCAGTGTCGCTGGAAATGTTGTCACCCCTCTCAGATCCTGTCTCAAACCGCATAAGGTTAACATGCTGGTTTTCCTTGCTCGTAACAAGGACATGACCGAGTTATAA